One stretch of Leadbetterella byssophila DSM 17132 DNA includes these proteins:
- the gldC gene encoding gliding motility protein GldC: MKSEINFQIQLDKDRIPEKIFWDATENPNEGINETKAISINVWDHYHKGLLGINLWTKDMPVDEMNHFLVDIIGNMAQMVKDSTQDPKIVAILEEAGREITKHVNELAKQQEQPQAGTTDSLDALLEQTRAKIKK, from the coding sequence ATGAAATCAGAAATTAATTTTCAAATCCAATTAGACAAAGACAGAATTCCGGAGAAGATCTTTTGGGACGCTACTGAAAACCCAAATGAAGGCATTAACGAAACAAAAGCCATCTCCATTAACGTTTGGGATCATTACCACAAAGGTTTGTTAGGAATTAATCTTTGGACAAAAGATATGCCGGTAGATGAGATGAATCACTTTTTAGTGGACATCATCGGGAATATGGCTCAAATGGTAAAGGATTCTACTCAGGATCCAAAGATTGTAGCTATTCTGGAAGAAGCCGGAAGAGAAATTACGAAACACGTTAATGAACTGGCAAAGCAGCAGGAGCAGCCTCAAGCTGGTACAACTGACAGTTTAGATGCTTTGTTAGAGCAAACTCGTGCAAAAATCAAGAAATGA
- a CDS encoding S8 family peptidase has protein sequence MRKLLLFYLILPLQLLAQGKYFIYFKDKQDQKVYLSDRALERRSKQGISITDKDYPVNIDYLNALKNLGIQIEGVSKWLNAALIHCNPDQLKQALNFSFVKGMEGKGDIRGDTSLGKYARIRSKFRQELDVIPELDQLKMLGADTMLNAGFNGKGVLVAVMDGGFIGLKSAKVFEHLDIIHTYNYVHKTSEVDRDDTHGTNVLSIIAGKLGQVFSGPAPAVDLALYTTEDVIAVNESKIEEVYWLLAAEHADSLGADIFNTSLGYSQFTDPNQDYTYQDMDGQTSIIARAADYASKVGILVVVAAGNEGNSSWKYISSPADAEYAIAVGAVNAQRTLASFSSIGPSPDGRVKPDVCAMGVGTVYSNSGTQLRAGNGTSYAAPLITGFLASLKQQFPHLTALQLREALIHSADRFPNPTPQYGYGIPSYTRAVRYIYGNWSALGNEAMTDKVTIFPQPNGGDFNIRVGESLLPNNTEIWILDENGRQIRKDTPGGKSFKELNEGLHLLRFQYEGKWFTAKWLKRNETP, from the coding sequence ATGCGTAAACTTTTACTATTCTATCTCATTCTCCCTCTGCAACTTCTGGCGCAGGGCAAGTATTTTATTTATTTCAAGGATAAGCAAGATCAAAAGGTCTATCTATCCGACCGTGCTTTAGAAAGAAGGTCAAAACAGGGAATTTCTATCACTGATAAAGATTATCCGGTAAACATTGATTATCTCAATGCCCTGAAAAATCTTGGTATTCAAATTGAAGGAGTTTCTAAGTGGCTTAACGCCGCCCTGATCCATTGCAATCCTGACCAATTAAAACAAGCCTTAAACTTCTCATTTGTTAAAGGAATGGAAGGCAAAGGAGATATCAGAGGTGATACATCCTTGGGAAAATATGCTAGGATTCGATCTAAATTTAGGCAAGAGTTAGATGTGATTCCTGAACTTGACCAACTGAAAATGTTGGGGGCTGACACCATGCTAAATGCCGGTTTTAACGGAAAAGGAGTACTTGTTGCCGTGATGGATGGAGGTTTTATAGGGTTGAAATCCGCTAAAGTCTTCGAGCATCTAGACATCATCCATACTTATAATTACGTTCACAAAACCTCTGAGGTGGATAGGGATGATACCCATGGCACTAATGTACTCAGCATCATAGCAGGAAAGTTAGGCCAAGTTTTCTCTGGGCCCGCTCCAGCAGTGGATTTAGCTTTATATACCACGGAAGATGTCATAGCTGTAAACGAATCTAAGATAGAAGAGGTCTATTGGTTACTTGCCGCAGAACATGCAGACTCCTTAGGGGCAGATATCTTTAATACTTCACTGGGTTATTCACAGTTTACAGATCCTAATCAGGATTACACTTATCAAGATATGGACGGGCAAACCAGCATCATTGCCAGAGCCGCAGATTATGCCAGTAAAGTGGGCATACTGGTGGTAGTTGCAGCCGGAAATGAAGGAAATAGCTCCTGGAAATATATAAGTTCCCCTGCAGACGCAGAATATGCCATAGCCGTAGGAGCAGTAAATGCTCAAAGAACCCTCGCTTCATTTAGTTCTATTGGACCCAGTCCAGACGGAAGGGTTAAGCCGGATGTCTGTGCCATGGGTGTGGGTACTGTTTATAGCAACAGCGGCACTCAACTGAGGGCAGGCAATGGCACCTCGTACGCCGCACCTTTGATCACCGGTTTCTTAGCGAGCCTTAAACAACAATTCCCCCATCTCACCGCCTTACAACTGAGAGAGGCTTTGATACACTCTGCAGACAGATTCCCAAATCCTACCCCTCAATACGGCTATGGAATACCTAGCTATACTAGAGCGGTACGTTACATTTACGGTAATTGGTCAGCATTAGGAAACGAAGCCATGACCGATAAGGTTACTATCTTCCCTCAACCTAATGGCGGAGATTTCAATATCAGAGTTGGAGAAAGTTTACTCCCGAACAATACAGAAATATGGATTCTGGACGAAAATGGCAGACAGATTAGGAAGGATACCCCGGGAGGCAAATCGTTTAAGGAGCTAAACGAAGGATTACATTTGCTTAGATTCCAATATGAAGGCAAATGGTTTACAGCCAAATGGTTAAAAAGAAATGAAACCCCTTAG
- a CDS encoding DUF4197 domain-containing protein produces the protein MLKKLIVVPFLALALVSCGQNVNLGSVLGTVLNNAPLTEGEVANGLKEALVQGITNGAKQASAVDGYLGNSLIRIPFPPEVQKVESTLRNLGLGGEVDKFVTALNRGAETAAKEAAPIFVSAIKQLTITDAFNILRGEKDAATQFLKRVTTAQLTQAFAPHVQKALDATQATRYYSDIANTYNKVPFVTKINPDLQAYATQKAIDGLFILVAQEEEKIRENPMARTTDLLKRVFGSVNN, from the coding sequence ATGTTAAAAAAACTTATAGTTGTGCCTTTTTTGGCTTTGGCATTAGTATCCTGCGGACAAAACGTTAATCTGGGAAGTGTATTAGGAACGGTATTGAATAATGCACCGCTTACAGAAGGAGAAGTAGCCAATGGACTAAAAGAAGCCTTAGTTCAAGGCATCACTAATGGAGCGAAGCAAGCTTCGGCAGTAGATGGATATTTAGGCAATTCTTTGATCAGAATTCCTTTCCCACCAGAGGTTCAAAAGGTAGAATCTACCCTTAGAAACTTAGGCTTAGGAGGTGAAGTGGATAAGTTTGTTACTGCCTTAAACAGAGGTGCTGAAACTGCGGCAAAAGAAGCTGCTCCTATTTTTGTTTCTGCTATCAAGCAACTTACCATCACTGATGCTTTTAATATCTTAAGGGGAGAAAAAGATGCAGCTACGCAGTTTCTGAAAAGAGTAACTACTGCTCAATTGACTCAAGCTTTTGCTCCTCATGTACAAAAGGCTTTGGATGCAACTCAGGCCACTAGATACTATTCTGATATTGCGAATACGTATAACAAAGTGCCATTTGTGACAAAAATTAATCCGGATTTGCAAGCTTATGCAACTCAAAAGGCCATAGATGGGTTATTTATATTAGTTGCTCAGGAGGAAGAGAAAATTCGTGAAAATCCAATGGCCAGAACCACTGATCTCCTGAAGAGGGTATTTGGCAGTGTTAATAATTAA
- a CDS encoding CinA family nicotinamide mononucleotide deamidase-related protein — protein sequence MRIIRAEIITIGDEILYGHILDTNSQWMAARLSELGIKVTKIISISDTREAILEAVQHSDSDIQLITGGLGPTKDDVTKTTLCEFTEDELKIHPVAEAHVRELFESRGLPFTEINRLQAAIPSKCEYLHNAAGTAPGMWFNHENRIIVSLPGVPVEMKYLMSEEVIPKVKERLKPPMLAHAYLKTAGIGESFLAEKIAHWEESLPEEMKLAYLPDLAEVKLRLSSFGGHTVEELQKKFEEIIPIIDDFVYAKEDVTIEKSIGELLLNQNATLSTAESCTGGNIAHQITKVAGSSSYFLGSVVSYANSVKLDILKVKSETLSNFGAVSEETVTEMALGVQRLTGSTYAIATSGIAGPGGGTPGKPVGTIWMAVTNGNETITKKLNLNRDRLGNIEYTTKAALNLLRLQLRGIWQK from the coding sequence ATGCGAATTATAAGAGCGGAGATTATTACTATAGGTGATGAAATTTTGTATGGTCATATCCTGGATACGAATTCCCAATGGATGGCTGCAAGACTATCCGAACTTGGTATAAAGGTTACTAAAATCATTTCTATATCTGATACGCGAGAAGCCATATTAGAAGCTGTACAACATTCCGACTCCGATATTCAGTTGATCACTGGCGGCTTAGGGCCCACGAAAGACGATGTGACCAAGACTACTCTTTGTGAATTCACAGAAGATGAGCTAAAAATTCATCCCGTTGCGGAAGCGCATGTGAGAGAACTGTTTGAATCAAGAGGCTTACCATTTACCGAGATCAATAGACTACAAGCAGCCATACCTAGCAAATGTGAATATCTGCACAACGCAGCCGGCACTGCTCCAGGCATGTGGTTTAATCATGAAAACCGTATAATTGTATCCCTTCCGGGCGTACCAGTGGAGATGAAGTACCTCATGTCAGAAGAGGTAATACCTAAAGTAAAAGAAAGACTCAAACCTCCTATGCTGGCACATGCCTACTTAAAAACGGCAGGAATTGGAGAATCTTTCCTCGCAGAAAAAATTGCACATTGGGAGGAATCACTCCCAGAAGAGATGAAACTGGCCTACCTTCCTGACCTTGCAGAAGTCAAATTGAGATTAAGTTCCTTTGGCGGGCATACAGTAGAAGAATTGCAGAAGAAGTTTGAGGAGATTATTCCAATTATAGATGACTTTGTATACGCAAAAGAAGATGTTACAATAGAAAAAAGCATTGGAGAACTTTTATTAAATCAGAATGCCACCTTATCTACAGCTGAAAGTTGCACGGGAGGTAATATAGCCCACCAAATCACTAAAGTGGCAGGTAGTTCTTCTTATTTTTTAGGATCTGTAGTAAGCTATGCTAACTCAGTTAAATTGGATATTTTAAAGGTTAAGTCAGAAACTTTAAGTAATTTTGGGGCGGTCAGTGAAGAAACGGTTACAGAAATGGCACTGGGTGTACAGCGCTTGACCGGATCCACTTATGCCATAGCTACTTCCGGAATTGCTGGTCCCGGAGGAGGCACACCCGGGAAACCGGTAGGCACCATTTGGATGGCCGTAACTAACGGCAATGAGACCATTACAAAAAAGCTGAACCTGAACAGAGACCGATTAGGAAACATTGAATACACCACAAAGGCAGCTTTGAATTTATTACGACTTCAATTAAGGGGAATATGGCAAAAATAG
- a CDS encoding dihydrolipoamide acetyltransferase family protein, whose amino-acid sequence MAKIEILMPNMGESIFECTVLKWLVKEGDRVETDDMIIEVATDKIDTEIGSSHTGVITKFLVQEGDIAKIGSPICEIEVEGASKPEPYKAAALELETQIQQTVAAVAPSTDNRFYSPLVLSIAKEENISMDELEKIQGTGQNQRVTKDDILAYVKTRKITTPQFTSSSEDQIVEMDRMRKMIAQRMVDSKRISPHVTSFIETDVTQLSSWRNKVKDEFKIKYNENLTFTPLLIRAIVAAIKKYPAINAQVDGDKIIYKKDINIGMAVALPNGNLIVPVIHHADQYSLIQLSSKVNDLATRARNNQLKPEELVGGTYTMSNIGGFGNLAGTPIILQPQVAIMAFGVIRKMPAVIETEEGDFIGIRQKMIISHSYDHRVVDGSLGGLFLKEVSDYLESEQNL is encoded by the coding sequence ATGGCAAAAATAGAGATTTTAATGCCTAACATGGGCGAAAGTATCTTTGAATGCACCGTACTTAAGTGGTTAGTGAAAGAAGGCGACAGGGTAGAAACTGACGACATGATCATTGAGGTAGCCACGGATAAAATTGACACAGAAATTGGCTCCTCACATACCGGAGTGATCACAAAATTCTTGGTGCAGGAAGGAGATATTGCAAAAATAGGCAGTCCCATTTGCGAAATAGAAGTTGAAGGGGCTTCTAAACCTGAACCATATAAAGCTGCTGCTTTAGAATTAGAAACTCAGATCCAACAGACCGTAGCTGCAGTAGCTCCATCTACTGATAATAGATTCTATTCCCCTTTGGTACTTAGCATTGCTAAAGAAGAAAATATCAGTATGGATGAACTGGAAAAAATCCAGGGAACCGGACAAAATCAAAGAGTAACCAAAGATGACATTCTCGCCTATGTGAAGACGAGAAAGATAACCACTCCTCAATTCACCTCTTCATCGGAAGATCAAATCGTGGAGATGGACAGAATGCGCAAGATGATTGCCCAAAGAATGGTAGATTCTAAGCGCATTTCCCCTCATGTCACCTCATTTATAGAAACTGACGTTACTCAGCTATCTTCTTGGAGGAATAAAGTTAAAGATGAGTTCAAAATTAAGTACAACGAAAACTTAACATTTACACCCCTTCTAATTCGTGCTATTGTCGCAGCTATCAAGAAATACCCTGCGATAAATGCGCAGGTTGACGGTGACAAGATCATCTATAAAAAGGATATCAACATAGGAATGGCAGTTGCCTTACCTAACGGAAACCTGATTGTGCCGGTTATTCACCACGCCGACCAATACAGTTTAATCCAATTATCTTCCAAAGTCAATGATTTGGCTACTCGTGCCAGAAACAATCAACTGAAACCGGAGGAATTAGTAGGTGGAACTTACACCATGTCTAATATCGGCGGATTTGGAAACCTGGCAGGTACCCCTATCATCCTTCAACCTCAGGTAGCCATCATGGCGTTCGGAGTTATTCGTAAGATGCCAGCGGTAATTGAGACGGAGGAAGGAGACTTTATTGGAATAAGACAGAAGATGATTATCTCACATTCCTATGACCACCGTGTGGTAGACGGATCTCTGGGAGGCCTTTTCCTCAAAGAGGTTTCTGATTATCTGGAAAGTGAACAAAACCTGTAA